Proteins from a genomic interval of Scatophagus argus isolate fScaArg1 chromosome 6, fScaArg1.pri, whole genome shotgun sequence:
- the LOC124061157 gene encoding desmoplakin-like isoform X2, giving the protein MSMYGSQKALNMGRRVGSKGDLTGAGSYHYARSEVLHGDGNGFDPYMEGYNTYTFSRSSLGGMAGGMSGGMMSTMGGGMSGSSLSAVHQRAMILQDQCQEYLKKAEYALQSGGAPGDAERYMAMSKDTIEQLKSCAMDLRQMGQPNDNVVRTLEICKDQLKGVHKAITGTMHRRRSTRGSSGGWEEAGRSFQDAMAWITQHKRLIETAQWGDDPAAIEQQLISHQKFHSSIQRSLEVDRARDELIKKGDKGALHALDREWDSLQKMSFGRIQQLQELQQIIQEMSKEIMWVNDREEEELMFDWGDKNIDQYIPRKQESYSKLMSALEVKEKDLNKLKAKVDTLLKSDHPASDKIEAYRDTLQTQWSWLLQITKCIDVHLKENAAYNQFFKEANETYSTLQREHETVRKKFTCDKNSSLDNLLELLKGLEWEKEKIMENKRQVQHLVNSSKNIVRLKPRNPEEKSGSPIVVKALCDFKQDQKVICKGNEAILKNNSQRSKWDITGPGGLDMSVPSVCLIVPPPNPLSVSLASKNEQYYEAILSIWNQLYINVKSLIAWQYCLVDIKRINSLTISMLAQMRPEEYRQIIKSLETHFQDFKVSSQGSQMFGDEDKRSIENQFNGAQTHYDQLVVQLPTYIAQQEQIEVQQAAEQRHQLIIIQQQQQQAAVEEEARRIEEERRKVVKTKKEPVKKKVVVYSSSSRSLSELHALRLRLEGIEDTLSQHVHICLGDDGVHDCRFKITQLETVQHDVDSLREEYLRLRERILKELEEMNDSDKAQFLRSEVGIINQRLGSLESSSSAYLQRLRALRDMLESVARAEDLVKVHEARLTEKETTSLSPSEVEEYMLTLKNVKAELDQKKDVLASMEAELAKASHWNGQVGGAFHRCDMMLSKYTEQVGLLSDRWRRIHGQIDTRLQDLQVYQPQLQRYKHTSTSLIDWIDATRKKQDVLQATKIDSIEALKDHISNQKALNSEIKLKRETVESVLKDSEACVNSIKDYETDLAAYTSGLETLLNIPIKRTMLRSPSMDLNEEAVQLQTRYMELLTQSNDYYRFLGDLLKNMEELKIRNTRIDLLEEELRALREDVQDCNTKNKSLEETVARYQLQLSLSQDQLLSMEEVKQNTVIQCNATKESLDSTQSQLADLSDQVTRLNYLLEEEKRKRRLAEERYTQQQEEYESVVRKRQKELETVSWSKVELEKSVANKDHEIEQLRRQLAEEADRVKELQREMSKTTAMMQSIQSQYNDIVRERDALLLKVQLSEKDKDRFQRLEDELSHIKQSLESELRNKQRLLEENERVKRDLDYWKDQHDSKQGLIRQCDTDKERLEREKNSLKSEIERLMRELRELEDTYKSKLAALQKELRELTIIRQNMEIELRRAREPPTLDPSTLIFDGVRKPVTAKQLLDCGVLDKPTFNQLVNGHKTVPQVSVDKKDSLKGTGPIAGVVIEGPKSPGSITGPLCKMTFTEAKKDNLLPADSIDLLLDAQAATGHIIDPRTNRKLTVVEACNQGVIDEEDRERLLAAEAAAVGYSGPGANKPLSIFQAMKKGLIDKNTTLRLLQAQESVGGILDPILSVFLPKDTAIERNLIDDDIYHALNQRPELYLDPDSEEGVTYMSMKRKCKVDPHTGLMLLPIYEKVDPSKLVFDGVRKPVTAKQLVDCGVLDKPTFKDLEKGNKTVPEVSVDKNVNLKGTGPIAGVIAGSQGKMPLSEAKKQMLLPEDSADLLLEAQAATGHIIDPRTNQKLTVEEACARGVVDIRDRDRLLAAEAAAIGYKNPSAAKPLSVFEAMNKGVIDKKTGVRLLQAQESVGGILDPNLSVFLPKDTAIKRNLLDENLRQVLNQSPKCYLDPETEHDTSYGALKKRCRTEPHTGLLLLPVTEKLDPSKLIFDGVRKPVTAQQLLDCGVLDKTTFNQLTKGEKTVPEVSVDKKVFLKGTGSISGVAAGPLGKMSLSEAKKQMLMLPESADLLLDAQAATGYIIDPTSNQKLTVEEACARGVVDNRDRDRLLAAEAAAVGYRDPSTAKPLSVFEAMKKGLVDRKTGLRLLQAQESAGGILDPNLSVFLPKDTAVKRNLLDEDLCHTLNKRPECYFDPDTELDISYGALKKRCKTESHTGLILLPITERKDPSKLMFDGVRKPVSAQQLFECGVLDKPTFNQLVKGEKTVPVVSVEKMVYLKGTGSIAGVIAGRQGKMSLSEAKKQKLLSEDSADLLLEAQAAAGHIIDPKTDHKLTVEEACARGVVDIGDRDRLLAAEAAAVGYKDPSTTKPLSVFEAMNKGLIDRKTCIRLLQAQESVGGILDPNLSVFLPKDTAIKRNILDENLSHALKQSPASYLDPETEHDVSYGTLKARCKTEPHTGLQLLPVSEKVDPSKLFFDGVRKTVTAQQLLDCGVLDKLTFDQLVKGEKTVSNVSVDKKVFLKGTGSIAGVAAGPLRKMSFTEAKRQKIMSSDSADMLLDAQAATGHIIDPRTNQKLTVKEACNRGVVDKEDESKLLAVEAAVIGYRDINTAKLLSAGQAMKKGLIDKDTALRILQAQQSVGGILDPVLSVFLPKDIAMKRDLIDEDLYQALNQHPECYLDPDTQQATNYVNLKKKCKSDPSTGLLLLPEPKKPITVQGLRGQVSVIDLVDANLLERSDMNQLRAGRLASQEIEDRLRPYLRGSTCIAGVYDEASDKMMSIYQAMKNGLLQDETALELLEAQAASGFIVDPINNNYLTVGDAYNKRLFGPEFKDKLLSAERAVTGYKEPGTDRIISLFQAIERGLVEKGHGIRLLEAQIASGGIIDPVHSHRIDVSVAYKRGYFDEKMNNILTEQSVDSKGFFDPNTEENLTYMELKKRCITHKTGLILLPIMDKKKQESTLKNTLRKRRVVIVDPETNKEMTVREAYDKGYIDYETFLELSEQECEWEEITITDPDGSTRLVIIDKKTGRKFDITELLEMQVITQLDLDQYRSHKITLTQFADIITSKTKHGSSPTSGTSSVSSTVRTSEASVLSSVTSLSSSSSVLSRPLSPTLAKMTTTKTTTVTGRSATVSSVSQDPPDGLRNLSSVSITLASPVEIVGEQEPVGAIFDTEVLEKISITEALNRGLVDSITAQRLLEAQACTGGIINPTNGHRFGIQEAARQGIITDDMATKLKPAQKAYIGFEDVKTKKKMSAAEAMKEMWLPYEAAQRFMEFQFVTGGLYDPEKGCRRTLDDALKMGWLDERAAHKLQDISHHTKNLTCPKSKLKIAYKEALDNCMVEESTGVKMLQASSVSSRGISSPYNVSSAPGSTTGSRGGSRRSSRRSSVDLGSPSSSATSRYTQSSFTNFLSTSTK; this is encoded by the exons ATGAGCATGTACGGGTCTCAGAAGGCCCTGAACATGGGCCGCAGGGTCGGGTCCAAAGGCGACTTGACTGGCGCGGGCAGCTACCATTACGCACGGAGCGAAGTCCTGCACGGAGACGGTAATGGATTCGACCCCTACATGGAAGGATACAACACGTACACCTTTTCACGGTCCTCTTTAGGCGGAATGGCTGGCGGCATGTCGGGTGGGATGATGAGCACTATGGGAGGCGGAATGAG TGGCTCCAGCCTCAGTGCCGTCCACCAGCGGGCCATGATCCTGCAGGACCAGTGCCAGGAGTACCTGAAGAAAGCCGAATACGCCCTTCAGTCT GGCGGTGCCCCCGGAGACGCCGAGCGCTACATGGCGATGTCTAAAGACACCATCGAGCAGCTGAAGAGCTGCGCGATGGACCTGAGGCAGATGGGACAGCCCAATGACAACGTAGTCAGGAC tttggaGATCTGTAAAGACCAGCTGAAGGGGGTCCACAAGGCCATCACAGGCACCAtgcacaggaggaggagcaccaGAGGGAGCTCCGGGGGCTGGGAGGAGGCTGGAAGGAGCTTCCAAGACGCTATGGCGTGGATTACACAGCAcaag CGGCTCATTGAAACAGCTCAGTGGGGAGACGATCCTGCAGCCATCGAGCAGCAGCTCATCAGCCACCAGAAGTTTCACAGCTCCATCCAGAGGAGCCTCGAGGTGGACCGAGCCAGAGACGAGCTG ATTAAGAAAGGAGACAAAGGAGCTCTTCACGCTCTGGACCGAGAATGGGACAGTTTGCAG AAAATGTCGTTTGGTCGGATCCAGCAGCTGCAAGAGCTCCAGCAGATCATCCAGGAAATGTCCAAAGAGATCATGTGGGTGAAcgacagggaggaggaggagctcatGTTTGACTGGGGAGACAAGAACATCGACCAGTACATCCCACGGAAGCAGGAGAGCTACTCA AAACTGATGAGTGCCTTGGAGGTCAAAGAGAAGGACCTGAATAAACTCAAAGCCAAAGTGGATACCCTCCTGAAGAGCGACCATCCGGCTTCAGACAAGATTGAG GCCTACAGGGACACTCTGCAGACTCAGTGGAGTTGGCTGCTTCAGATCACCAAGTGCATTGATGTTCATCTGAAGGAGAATGCAGCTTACAACCAg TTCTTCAAGGAGGCCAATGAGACCTACAGCACCCTGCAGAGGGAACATGAAACGGTCCGAAAGAAGTTCACCTGTGATAAGAACAGCTCGCTGGACAACCTGCTGGAGCTCCTCAAGGGACTGGAG tgggagaaggagaagattATGGAGAACAAGAGGCAGGTTCAGCACCTGGTCAACAGCTCCAAGAACATCGTGAGACTGAAACCCAGAAACCCCGAAGAGAAGAGCGGCAGCCCCATCGTCGTCAAAGCCCTGTGTGACTTCAAACAAGACCAG AAGGTGATCTGTAAGGGTAACGAGGCCATCCTGAAGAACAACAGTCAGCGCAGTAAGTGGGACATCACCGGCCCAGGAGGACTCGATATGTCGGTGCCCTCAGTGTGCCTGATCGTACCTCCTCCCAACCCCCTCAGCGTCAGTCTGGCCAGCAA GAACGAGCAGTACTATGAGGCCATCCTGTCCATCTGGAATCAGCTGTACATCAACGTCAAGAGTCTCATCGCCTGGCAGTACTGTCTCGTGGACATCAAACGCATCAACTCCCTCACCATCTCCATG ctgGCCCAGATGCGTCCTGAGGAATACCGACAAATTATCAAGAGCCTGGAGACTCACTTCCAGGACTTCAAAGTGAGCAGCCAAGGCTCCCAGATGTTTGGTGACGAGGACAAGAGGTCCATTGAGAACCAGTTCAATGGAGCCCAGACCCACTATGACCAGCTGGTGGTGCAGCTGCCAACTTACA TTGCACAACAGGAACAGATAGAAGTACAGCAAGCAGCTGAGCAACGCCACCAGCTGATTATaatacagcagcaacagcaacaagcTGCCGTCGAAGAGGAGGCCAGGAGGATCGAAGAGGAAAGACGGAAAGTGGTGAAAACTAAGAAGGAGCCGGTGAAGAAGAAGGTGGTGGTGTACTCGTCATCCTCCCGCAGCTTGTCTGAGCTGCATGCGCTCAGACTGAGGCTGGAGGGCATTGAGGACACTCTGAGTCAGCACGTTCACATCTGCCTCGGAGACGATGGCGTGCACGACTGTCGCTTCAAGATCACTCAGCTGGAG ACCGTGCAGCATGACGTCGACTCATTGCGTGAGGAGTACTTACGCTTGAGGGAGCGTATTttgaaggagctggaggaaatGAACGATTCAGATAAAGCCCAGTTCCTCCGCAGTGAGGTTGGAATCATCAACCAAAGGCTGGGAAGTCTGGAGAGCAGCTCATCAGCTTACCTGCAGCG ACTGCGGGCTCTAAGGGACATGCTGGAGAGTGTGGCGCGAGCTGAAGACCTTGTGAAAGTTCACGAGGCGAGACTGACGGAGAAAGAGACCACCTCTCTGTCGCCCAGTGAAGTGGAGGAGTACATGTTGACCCTGAAG AACGTTAAAGCAGAGCTGGATCAGAAGAAGGACGTTCTGGCCTCCATGGAGGCCGAGTTGGCCAAGGCGAGCCACTGGAACGGCCAGGTGGGCGGAGCCTTCCACAGGTGTGACATGATGCTGTCCAAATACACTGAGCAGGTGGGGCTGCTGTCAGACCGCTGGAGACGAATCCATGGACAGATTgacaccag ACTCCAGGATTTGCAGGTctatcagcctcagctgcagcGCTACAAGCACACCAGCACCTCCCTCATTGACTGGATCGATGCCACGCGGAAGAAACAAGACGTCCTGCAGGCCACCAAGATAGACTCCATCGAAGCACTGAAAGACCATATTAGCAACCAGAAG GCCCTGAATTCAGAAATCAAATTGAAGAGGGAGACAGTAGAAAGTGTGCTGAAGGACAGTGAGGCCTGTGTGAATTCTATTAAG GACTATGAGACAGACCTTGCTGCTTACACCTCTGGTTTAGAGACTTTACTCAACATCCCCATCAAGAGGACAATGCTGAGGTCACCATCAATGGATCTTAACGAGGAG gcTGTACAACTGCAAACCCGTTACATGGAGTTGCTTACCCAGTCCAATGACTACTACAGATTCCTGGGAGACCTGCTCAAAAACATGGAGGAGCTCAAG attcGTAACACCAGGATCGACCTGTTAGAGGAAGAACTTCGGGCACTGAGGGAGGACGTCCAAGACTGCAACACCAAGAACAAATCTCTGGAAGAGACTGTTGCCCGCTACCAGCTGCAGCTTTCCCTGTCGCAGGACCAGCTGCTGTCGATGGAGGAggttaaacaaaatacagtgaTTCAGTGCAATGCCACCAAGGAGAGCCTAGACAGCACTCAGAGCCAGCTGGCAGACCTCAGCGATCAGGTGACACGTCTCAACTACTTActtgaggaagaaaaaaggaagaggaggctggCAGAGGAGCGCTATactcagcagcaggaggagtaTGAGTCGGTGGTGAGGAAGAGGCAGAAGGAGCTGGAGACAGTCAGCTGGTCCAAGGTGGAGTTGGAGAAGAGTGTGGCAAATAAGGACCATGAGATAGAACAGCTGCGGCGGCAGCTGGCTGAGGAAGCGGACAGggtgaaggagctgcagagggagaTGTCAAAG ACAACAGCCATGATGCAATCCATTCAGTCCCAGTACAATGATAttgtgagggagagagatgcCCTGTTGCTGAAAGTGCAGTTGTCTGAAAAGGACAAAGATCGCTTTCAGAGGCTAGAGGATGAACTCAGTCACATTAAACAGTCCCTTGAATCTGAGCTTCGAAATAAACAACGTCTGTTGGAAGAGAACGAGAGGGTGAAGAGGGATTTAGACTACTGGAAGGACCAGCATGACAGCAAGCAGGGCTTGATCAGGCAATGTGACACGGACAAGGAACGTCTGGAGAGGGAAAAGAACTCTTTGAAGAGTGAGATAGAGAGGCTGATGAGGGAACTCAGGGAGCTTGAGGATACATATAAAAGTAAGCTGGCAGCCCTTCAGAAAGAATTGCGGGAGCTGACCATTATTAGACAAAATATGGAAATTGAGTTGAGGAGAGCTAGAGAGCCCCCAACCTTGGATCCCTCCACTTTAATTTTTGACGGAGTTCGCAAGCCAGTCACAGCAAAGCAGTTGCTTGACTGTGGTGTTTTGGACAAACCAACCTTTAACCAGCTTGTGAATGGGCATAAGACTGTTCCTCAGGTGTCTGTTGACAAAAAAGACAGTCTAAAAGGGACAGGCCCAATAGCTGGGGTGGTGATTGAAGGTCCGAAAAGTCCAGGATCTATCACTGGACCCCTATGCAAAATGACTTTCACAGAAGCCAAGAAAGATAATCTCCTGCCAGCAGATAGCATCGACCTGCTACTGGATGCTCAGGCTGCCACAGGCCATATAATTGACCCCAGGACTAATCGGAAGTTGACAGTTGTAGAGGCATGTAATCAAGGTGTGATTgatgaagaggacagagagcgGTTGCTAGCAGCGGAAGCTGCAGCTGTAGGATATAGTGGTCCTGGCGCAAACAAACCACTTTCAATATTTCAGGCAATGAAAAAAGGCCTGATTGACAAGAACACAACACTGCGTCTGCTGCAAGCCCAGGAGTCTGTGGGGGGCATCCTAGATCCCATTCTCAGTGTGTTCCTTCCCAAAGACACAGCCATTGAGCGTAACCTAATTGATGATGACATATATCATGCTCTGAATCAGAGGCCTGAGCTCTACCTGGACCCAGATAGTGAGGAGGGTGTAACGTATATGTCAATGAAGAGGAAATGCAAGGTAGATCCACACACAGGCCTTATGCTTCTTCCTATCTATGAGAAAGTAGATCCCTCCAAACTTGTCTTTGATGGTGTTCGGAAACCTGTCACAGCCAAGCAGCTGGTTGATTGTGGTGTACTAGATAAGCCAACATTTAAAGATTTAGAAAAAGGGAATAAAACTGTCCCAGAGGTGTCTGTAGACAAAAATGTTAATCTAAAGGGGACTGGGCCTATTGCTGGAGTTATAGCTGGGAGTCAAGGCAAAATGCCTTTGTCAGAAGCTAAGAAACAGATGCTGCTGCCGGAAGATAGTGCAGATTTGCTACTAGAAGCGCAGGCTGCCACAGGTCACATCATTGACCCCAGAACAAATCAGAAGCTGACAGTAGAAGAGGCGTGTGCCAGAGGGGTGGTGGACATTAGGGATCGAGACAGATTATTGGCAGCAGAGGCTGCTGCTATTGGATACAAGAATCCTAGTGCAGCCAAGCCGCTTTCAGTGTTTGAGGCCATGAACAAGGGAGTGATAGACAAGAAGACTGGGGTCCGCCTGCTGCAAGCTCAGGAGTCTGTGGGAGGCATTCTGGATCCCAATCTCAGTGTCTTCCTCCCCAAAGATACAGCCATCAAGCGCAACCTTTTGGATGAAAACCTCCGTCAAGTTCTAAACCAGAGTCCCAAGTGTTACCTTGATCCAGAAACTGAGCATGATACCAGTTACGGGGCATTGAAGAAAAGGTGCAGGACAGAGCCTCACACAGGTCTGCTGCTTTTGCCAGTCACTGAGAAGCTTGACCCTTCCAAACTGATATTTGATGGTGTCCGCAAGCCAGTAACAGCACAGCAGTTGCTTGATTGTGGAGTCttggacaaaacaacatttaaccAGCTAACGAAGGGGGAGAAAACTGTCCCAGAGGTGTCAGTGGataaaaaggtttttttaaaGGGGACAGGATCCATTTCTGGTGTAGCAGCAGGACCTTTAGGGAAAATGTCTTTATCAGAGGCCAAGAAACAGATGCTCATGCTCCCAGAGAGTGCAGATTTGCTACTGGATGCCCAGGCTGCCACAGGCTACATTATTGACCCCACAAGCAATCAAAAGCTGACCGTAGAGGAAGCATGTGCCAGAGGAGTAGTGGACaatagagacagagacagactcttagcagcagaagctgctgctgttggctaCCGGGATCCCAGCACAGCTAAGCCTCTATCAGTGTTTGAGGCAATGAAGAAGGGATTAGTTGATAGGAAAACTGGGCTACGTCTACTACAGGCCCAGGAGTCTGCAGGGGGCATTCTGGATCCCAATCTCAGTGTGTTCCTTCCTAAAGACACAGCTGTAAAGCGCAACCTTTTGGATGAAGATCTCTGCCACACTCTAAACAAGAGGCCTGAGTGTTACTTTGACCCAGACACTGAGCTAGATATCAGCTATGGGGCTTTAAAGAAAAGATGCAAAACGGAGTCTCACACAGGCCTAATACTTCTGCCAATCACTGAGAGGAAAGACCCTTCCAAATTGATGTTTGATGGTGTCCGCAAGCCAGTCTCAGCACAGCAGTTGTTTGAATGTGGGGTCCTTGACAAGCCAACATTTAACCAGCTAGTGAAAGGGGAGAAAACTGTTCCAGTGGTGTCTGTGGAAAAGATGGTTTATCTGAAGGGGACTGGATCCATTGCAGGGGTTATAGCTGGACGCCAAGGCAAAATGTCTTTATCAGAAGCCAAGAAACAGAAGCTCCTGTCTGAAGATAGTGCAGATTTGCTATTAGAAGCCCAGGCTGCTGCAGGCCATATCATTGATCCTAAAACTGATCATAAGCTGACAGTGGAGGAGGCATGTGCCAGAGGGGTGGTGGACATTGGGGATCGAGACAGATTATTGGcagcagaggctgctgctgtgggatACAAGGATCCTAGTACAACCAAGCCTCTCTCAGTGTTTGAGGCCATGAACAAGGGACTGATAGACAGGAAGACTTGCATCCGGCTGCTGCAAGCTCAGGAGTCTGTGGGAGGCATTCTAGATCCAAACCTCAGTGTCTTCCTCCCGAAGGATACAGCTATCAAGCGCAACATTTTGGATGAAAACCTCAGTCATGCCCTCAAGCAGAGTCCTGCTTCCTATCTGGACCCAGAAACTGAGCATGATGTCAGCTATGGGACTTTGAAGGCGAGATGCAAGACAGAGCCCCACACAGGCCTTCAGCTTCTGCCAGTCTCTGAGAAGGTTGACCCCTCCAAACTGTTCTTTGATGGTGTCCGTAAGACAGTCACAGCACAACAATTGCTTGATTGTGGGGTTCTGGACAAGCTAACATTTGACCAACTAGTGAAGGGGGAGAAAACGGTCTCAAATGTCTCTGTAGATAAGAAAGTCTTTCTAAAGGGAACAGGATCAATTGCTGGTGTTGCAGCTGGACCCTTAAGGAAAATGTCCTTCACAGAGGCAAAGAGACAGAAGATTATGTCTTCTGACAGTGCTGACATGCTGCTGGATGCTCAGGCAGCCACAGGTCACATCATTGACCCCAGAACGAATCAGAAACTGACAGTAAAAGAAGCATGTAATAGAGGAGTAGTGGACAAGGAGGATGAATCAAAGTTGCTTGCAGTTGAGGCTGCTGTTATAGGTTACAGAGACATAAATACTGCCAAGCTCCTGTCAGCTGGCCAGGCCATGAAGAAGGGATTAATCGACAAGGACACTGCTCTACGTATACTTCAGGCTCAACAGTCTGTAGGGGGTATTTTGGACCCTGTCCTGAGTGTCTTCCTTCCTAAAGATATTGCTATGAAGAGGGATCTCATAGATGAGGACCTATACCAGGCTCTGAATCAGCATCCTGAGTGCTATTTGGACCCAGACACCCAACAAGCAACTAACTATGTAAATCTGaagaaaaaatgcaaatcagaTCCAAGCACAGGTCTTTTACTTCTCCCTGAACCTAAAAAACCAATAACTGTCCAGGGTCTCAGGGGCCAGGTGTCAGTCATAGATTTAGTGGATGCCAACTTGCTGGAGCGTTCTGACATGAACCAACTGAGGGCGGGCAGATTGGCAAGCCAGGAAATCGAAGATCGCCTGCGCCCCTACCTGAGGGGTTCTACCTGCATTGCAGGAGTTTATGATGAGGCCAGTGATAAGATGATGTCCATATACCAGGCCATGAAAAATGGACTGTTGCAAGATGAGACAGCTCTGGAACTGCTTGAGGCCCAGGCTGCCTCAGGCTTCATAGTTGATCCTATCAACAACAATTACCTGACTGTTGGTGATGCCTACAATAAAAGACTATTTGGGCCAGAGTTTAAGGACAAACTGCTATCAGCAGAGAGGGCTGTGACTGGTTACAAAGAACCTGGTACAGACAGGATCATCTCCCTCTTTCAGGCCATAGAGAGAGGTCTGGTGGAGAAAGGTCACGGCATCCGTCTGCTAGAGGCTCAGATTGCAAGCGGTGGTATCATTGATCCTGTACACAGCCATCGTATCGATGTCAGTGTTGCCTACAAGAGAGGTTACTTTGATGAGAAAATGAACAACATCCTGACTGAACAGAGTGTGGACTCAAAGGGCTTCTTTGACCCTAACACAGAAGAAAACCTAACCTACATGGAGCTCAAGAAACGTTGTATCACACATAAAACTGGCCTCATCCTTTTGCCTATCATggacaagaaaaaacaagagtCAACCCTGAAGAACACTctgagaaagaggagagtgGTAATTGTGGACCCAGAAACTAATAAAGAGATGACAGTTCGTGAAGCATATGACAAAGGGTATATTGACTACGAGACCTTCCTGGAGCTGTCTGAGCAGGAGTGTGAGTGGGAGGAGATCACCATTACTGATCCAGATGGTTCCACACGGCTCGTTATCATTGACAAGAAGACTGGAAGAAAGTTTGATATCACTGAGCTGCTTGAAATGCAAGTAATTACTCAGTTAGATCTAGATCAGTACAGATCACACAAGATCACCCTGACTCAATTTGCAGATATTATCACCAGTAAGACCAAACATGGATCATCACCAACCTCAGGTACATCCTCAGTGTCATCAACTGTCAGAACGTCAGAAGCCTCAGTTCTGTCATCAGTGACAtcgttgtcatcatcatcatcagtcctGTCAAGACCCTTATCACCCACTCTAGCCAAAATGACCACAACAAAAACTACCACTGTCACAGGGCGAAGTGCCACAGTTAGCAGTGTATCTCAAGACCCACCTGATGGCCTTAGAAATTTATCCAGTGTATCTATCACTCTGGCCTCCCCTGTTGAAATTGTGGGTGAACAGGAACCTGTGGGTGCCATCTTTGACACAGAAGTTCTTGAAAAGATATCCATTACAGAGGCTCTAAATCGCGGTCTGGTGGATTCCATCACTGCCCAGAGACTGCTGGAGGCCCAGGCCTGCACTGGAGGTATTATCAATCCCACAAATGGCCATAGGTTTGGTATCCAAGAGGCTGCCCGCCAAGGTATAATAACTGACGACATGGCTACCAAGCTCAAACCTGCCCAGAAAGCCTACATTGGCTTTGAGGATGTAAAAACCAAGAAGAAGATGTCAGCTGCTGAGGCCATGAAGGAGATGTGGCTGCCCTATGAGGCAGCACAAAGGTTCATGGAGTTCCAGTTTGTAACAGGGGGGCTTTATGATCCAGAAAAGGGCTGTAGAAGAACCCTAGACGATGCTTTGAAAATGGGCTGGCTGGATGAAAGAGCAGCCCATAAGCTACAAGACATCAGCCATCACACAAAGAACCTCACCTGCCCTAAGAGCAAACTCAAGATCGCTTATAAGGAGGCTCTGGATAATTGCATGGTGGAAGAAAGCACTGGGGTGAAAATGCTCCAGGCATCGTCTGTATCTTCCAGAGGAATCAGCAGTCCTTACAACGTTTCCTCTGCCCCAGGATCCACCACTGGATCCAGGGGTGGCTCACGACGAAGCTCACGCAGGAGCAGTGTAGACTTGGGctcaccctcctcctcagcaACTAGCCGCTACACTCAGTCCAGCTTCACCAACTTTTTATCCACATccaccaaataa